Genomic segment of Perognathus longimembris pacificus isolate PPM17 chromosome 11, ASM2315922v1, whole genome shotgun sequence:
AcaattttctgaatttttcaGTGACTACAGTGCATATATTCATATAGTGGTTGTTATTTTTGACAGGTAGAGTTAGAAGATCATGTGATGTTGGAGTAGGAGGATTTATCTTGGTCACTTTAGGATGCTGGTATGTTTTAAGTTTTTCAGAAAGCCCATTTACTAGACTTAGCTCAATCAAACACCTCTTTTAGAGATTTCCACTAGATGAAGTCTTGAATGCTATACTTTTTAGTGAAAATCTTACAAATAATGTAGCTAGAATGTCTTTTACCACAGCTTGATATTTTAGCAGTTCAAGCACTGAATGCTTTAACAAATTAACGACAGCATATACCACATTTAGTTTCTGAGCCTTCTAAAGGGCCTGAACTGCTTATCCCATTGGTTACTTTTGCCTCTCTTCATCACACTGAAGTTGGAGCTTTATTCAGTGTTGATGAAGTCACTACAGGTGCTGTACCAAGTGAACATGCCTCCAGTGTATGGACACGTTTCAAATCTgtagttttgagcaaaataaaccaaACCCAAGCATTCTTACTTTCTAGTTCTACAACAGCAAAACCTTTTCCTTAACTATACACATAATTGCCTTAAGAAAAAGTATTAACCAGTATTTGACATCCACACCACCCCAAATAGAACACATTAGAACATCTGTCACTCGTGTTGGGATCACCATCTGTAAACACTTGGAAATCCTGTGATTAGACTTCATAATGAATCCATAATTCCTTTAGGAACCTTACATAGTAAAACTTATCCTTTTCTTTTCAAGGTTCCATTGTAGGTATAACTATGCAAAGCAAAGGATCCAGGAGAGAACTGCTCGAGAAGGAATTAAGAACAAGATTTTATATGAAAGCACCCACCTGGACCCTGAAAAGAAACAATCCAACAGCACAACTAAGCAACCCTGAGCACAGGCCAAGTTTCAAAACAATGTATGTACAGTAAGGAAGCGCTCAACGCAGTGTTTGATGCAGCCTGCCTTCTTCATATTCAAACCCAGCAATTCATTCTGATCTCCCACTAACAGTACACTATGCCCGTGATATGTATGTTGGAACTGTCATGCCAGAAGAGAAGTTAAAGTTACGTCTATGTCAAGAAATAAAATCAGGAGATTCATTACCTTCTATCTTCCAGTGCTCTGAAGTTATGTTTTGGAAGTATGGAAGGTTTAAGGTTTTCCCCccaggtactgggcttgaactcatcagggTTTTATACTTCCttggcaaccactctaccacgaGTCATGTCGCAGACAAGGAATTATACACTAGCACAGCCCTGAAAAAGCCACTGCCAGGAGCACACACCTCACCGCTTCACCCCTTTCTTAGGACAATCACGTATAATGCCACCATTCTTTGTGTActgtgggacttgaagtcagggcttgggctctgtgccCTGAGGTAATTTTTACGCAAGGCTAgtgcacttctagctttctgggtGGTGaagtggagtctcatggactttcctgatccaGATGGCTTTGCACCACAGTCCTCTCA
This window contains:
- the LOC125359664 gene encoding cytochrome c oxidase assembly protein COX20, mitochondrial, which codes for MAAAPEPEEAGRGKTFRLLGILDVENIPCARESILYGSLGSVVAGLGHFLFTSRVRRSCDVGVGGFILVTLGCWFHCRYNYAKQRIQERTAREGIKNKILYESTHLDPEKKQSNSTTKQP